A stretch of Podospora bellae-mahoneyi strain CBS 112042 chromosome 5, whole genome shotgun sequence DNA encodes these proteins:
- a CDS encoding hypothetical protein (COG:S; EggNog:ENOG503NYT2), which translates to MADKYVLRVTAGPSYDLSTHQLVNVNSPTPTTISSDLISASLNVRIQNYHRSVPPTAPRTSPYFEQEPHKSNNDQYSIAFKFKLHAPERDESHRNEIGEAEDDEGEEIEDDDDIGVKGGDLQFGNDFDHPIRDRLPPGFGAAMRIVKWWVDPGLEGDPYADTPYLYGAGLSSFNAVHVGPGVEDDPKKGGIWVEEGGDEKWRIERGVPREGRERMKWGLKGENLERWVWEYGREYAVDFYNPYIDFGEFALRLPGFGLGIMRYWDGQGLRYVLRNKKTKQVYLVVLFTLHLKGDVNEDGSLKPAAIEALKKRSGALEGEQGAPLADDVEIREDGEDSKNGKVNEDKMVEEARKKLEGAKVEADEDVD; encoded by the exons ATGGCAGACAAATACGTGCTCCGCGTCACAGCCGGGCCGTCCTACGACCTGTCGACCCACCAGCTCGTCAACGTCAActctcccaccccaaccaccatctcGTCCGATTTGATTTCTGCTAGCCTCAACGTCCGCATCCAAAACTACCACCGCTCTGTCCCCCCCACTGCTCCCAGAACCTCCCCCTATTTCGAGCAGGAGCCGCACAAGTCCAATAATGACCAGTACTCGATCGCTTTCAAGTTTAAGCTTCACGCTCCGGAGAGGGACGAGTCACACAGGAACGAGATCGGGGAAgcggaggatgatgaaggggaggagattgaagatgatgatgacattGGTGTAAAAGGAGGGGACCTGCAGTTCGGGAATGACTTTGACCATCCTATCCGTGACAGACTCCCGCCTGGGTTCGGGGCGGCGATGAGGATTGTCAAGTGGTGGGTTGATCccgggttggagggggatcCGTACGCCGACACGCCGTATCTGTATGGAGCTGGGTTGAGTAGCTTTAATGCTGTGCATGTTGGGcctggggtggaggatgaccCAAAGAAGGGCGGGAtttgggttgaggaagggggggatgaaAAATGGAGAATTGAGAGGGGGGTTCCACGGGAGGGcagggagaggatgaagtgggggttgaagggggagaatctggagaggtgggtttgggagtaTGGAAGGGAGTATGCGGTTGATTTTTATAACCCTTACATTGACTTTGGGGAGTTTGCGTTGAGGTTGcctgggtttgggttggggattATGAGGTATTGGGATGGGCAGGGGTTGAG GTATGTCCTCCGCAACAAAAAGACGAAGCAGGTTTAcctggtggtgttgtttacACTGCACCTGAAGGGGGATGTCAATGAGGATGGGAGCTTGAAGCCGGCTGCGATTgaggcgttgaagaagaggtcGGGGGCTTTGGAGGGGGAACAGGGGGCGCCGTTGgcggatgatgttgagataagggaggacggggaggactCGAAGAATGGGAAAGTCAATGAAGAtaagatggtggaggaggcgaggaagaagttggAGGGGGCAAAGGTGGAGGCTGACGAGGATGTTGATTGA
- the GE2 gene encoding 4-O-methyl-glucuronoyl methylesterase (CAZy:CE15; EggNog:ENOG503NXFY; COG:O), whose protein sequence is MVHLASALLVASAAFAVAAPANEIFERQTCSVQANYPTQNNSKLPDPFTSASGQKITTKADFECRQEEISKIMQQYEFGVYPPPPDSVTGTMSGNNIQVRVTVGSKSITFSAGIRKPSGSGPFPAIIGVGGASIPIPSNVATITFGNDAFGAQSGMGSRGRGQFYDLFGSSHSAGSLTAWAWGIDRLIDALEKTPAAGIDTTRLGVTGCSRNGKGAFVAGAFVKRIALTIPQESGAGGAACWRISDQQKSSGANIQTASQIIGEQPWFSKNFDAHVRSITNIPQDHHFLAAMIVPRGLAVFENNIDWLGPVSTTGCMRAGRQIYKAYGVPNNMGFSLIGGHNHCQFPSGQNSELNQYINYFLLKSGTAPGSVERSTSNANTDAWYPWAASAPTLS, encoded by the coding sequence ATGGTCCATCTCGCTTCCGCCCTTCTCGTGGCCAGCGCGGCCTTTGCCGTTGCCGCTCCCGCCAACGAGATCTTTGAGCGTCAGACCTGCTCCGTCCAGGCCAACTACCCGACCCAGAACAATTCCAAGCTCCCCGATCCGttcaccagcgccagcgggcaaaagatcaccaccaaggccgaCTTTGAGTGCCGCCAGGAGGAGATCAGCAAGATCATGCAGCAGTATGAGTTCGGTGTctacccaccaccccccgacAGCGTCACCGGTACCATGAGCGGAAACAACATCCAGGTCCGCGTGACCGTCGGCAGCAAGAGCATCACCTTCAGCGCCGGCATCCGCAAGCCATCCGGCAGCGGTCCTTTCCCCGCCATCATTGGTGTCGGTGGcgcctccatccccatccccagcaacgttgccaccatcacctttgGCAACGACGCCTTCGGTGCCCAGTCCGGTATGGGTTCTCGCGGCCGCGGTCAGTTCTACGACCTCTTCGGCAGCAGCCACTCGGCTGGTTCCCTTACcgcttgggcttggggtaTTGACCGGTTGATCGATGCTCTGGAGAAGACCCCTGCTGCGGGTATCGACACCACACGTCTCGGCGTGACCGGCTGCTCCCGCAACGGCAAGGGTGCCTTTGTTGCCGGCGCCTTCGTCAAACGCATcgccctcaccatcccccagGAGtccggtgccggtggtgcgGCCTGCTGGCGCATCTCTGACCAGCAAAAGTCGTCTGGCGCCAACATCCAGACTGCCAGTCAAATCATTGGCGAGCAGCCCTGGTTCTCCAAAAACTTTGACGCGCACGTCcgctccatcaccaacatcccGCAGGATCACCACTTCCTCGCGGCCATGATCGTGCCCCGTGGTCTCGCCGTGTTTGAGAACAACATCGACTGGCTCGGCcccgtctccaccaccggctgcATGCGTGCTGGTCGCCAAATCTACAAGGCTTACGGCGTGCCCAACAACATGGGCTTCTCGCTCATCGGTGGCCACAACCACTGCCAGTTCCCCAGCGGACAGAACTCGGAGCTCAACCAGTACATCAACTACTTCCTGCTTAAGAGCGGCACCGCCCCCGGCTCGGTGGAGCGCAGCACTTCCAACGCCAACACTGATGCTTGGTACCCATGGGCCGCCAGCGCTCCCACCCTTTCCTGA
- a CDS encoding hypothetical protein (EggNog:ENOG503NTW3; COG:S) encodes MASPGPSTTTAVDTHAKELNITTLYLTFETALPSPLFNQNTHPATPTSRVPQPPDLTPYADPRTWAPHRKNVLLFLSCVATFLTAYTSGSYSPPAELIQASLSPVPSSVEPVLAGITTFCVGFGFAPMMLAPLSEMNGRYPVFVCAGIVYVVFQGVCGVVTSLAGMLVARFLVGVGASVFSTMVGGVIADMYANEERNTPMALFSGSVLAGTGLGPMVCAIMAERWGDVERYPNMWKWTWWHQVIMSGVLMVAFVVFFKESRGSVLLSRKAKALNRWYEELENEGYYGLCFEDEQGQEKASENMTSSEDSTDDRYDEKRSFSASASRHERGPSTKRVRWVVKEDEERASIGKMIAISSSRPFYLLFTEPVIFFFSAWVAFAWGVLYLTFGSIPYVFQHVYGWSLEQSGHAFTAIILGAIVGTTMSIYQQRLLSHPKWVDPREVLTSTSTTTSSLSDETPAPANGTDKIWSILRTYFPSSSPESRLYFSCLTSTLLPIGLYLFGFTAKPEIHWIFPAIGIFLCTVGILSIYLAVFNYFADVYHKYASSALAAQSLCRNLVGGAFPLVTRLMYRNLGEAKAGVVLGSIAVVLSVVPWVLVWKGEEIRGRSVFALSLDKTA; translated from the coding sequence ATGGCAAGCCCCGGGccctcgacgacaacggCTGTCGACACCCATGCCAAAGAACTCAATATTACCACTCTCTACTTGACCTTCGAGACAGCACTCCCCAGTCCTCTGTTCAACCAGAATACTCACCCTGCCACCCCAACAAGCAGGGTTCCACAACCACCCGACCTGACGCCCTATGCTGATCCTCGAACTTGGGCACCACATCGCAAGAATGTGCTCCTGTTCTTGTCATGCGTAGcaaccttcttgacagcctaCACCTCAGGCTCCTACTCTCCGCCCGCCGAACTCATACAAGCATCTCTTTCGCCAGTCCCTTCGAGCGTTGAGCCTGTTCTggccggcatcaccaccttctGCGTCGGCTTTGGGTTTGCCCCGATGATGCTCGCCCCTCTTTCAGAGATGAATGGCCGATATCCCGTCTTTGTGTGTGCCGGCATCGTCTACGTCGTGTTCCAGGGTGTCTGCGGTGTGGTGACTTCGCTCGCAGGCATGCTGGTTGCCAGATTCTTGGTTGGAGTGGGGGCAAGCGTTTTCAGCACCATGGTTGGCGGTGTTATTGCTGATATGTACGCAAACGAGGAACGAAACACGCCGATGGCCTTGTTTAGTGGATCTGTCCTTGCCGGTACCGGGCTCGGGCCCATGGTTTGtgccatcatggccgagCGATGGGGAGATGTTGAGAGATATCCGAACATGTGGAAATGGACTTGGTGGCATCAGGTGATCATGTCtggggtgttgatggtggctttTGTGGTGTTCTTCAAGGAAAGCAGGGGAAGCGTGCTGCTGAGCCGGAAAGCCAAGGCGCTGAACAGGTGGTACGAAGAGCTGGAAAATGAAGGTTACTATGGGCTCTGCTTTGAAGATGAACAGGGACAGGAGAAGGCGAGCGAGAATATGACGAGCTCGGAAGACAGCACGGACGACAGATATGACGAAAAGAGATCGTTCTCGGCCTCAGCCAGCAGACATGAAAGGGGCCCTTCCACTAAGCGCGTCAGATGGGTGGTcaaagaagacgaggagcgCGCCTCTATCGGCAAAATGATCGCCATATCATCCTCCCGCCCTTTCTACCTGCTCTTCACCGAGCCGGtcattttcttcttctccgcctggGTCGCCTTTGCGTGGGGAGTCCTCTATCTGACATTCGGCTCCATCCCTTATGTATTCCAGCATGTCTACGGCTGGTCTCTCGAGCAATCGGGACACGCTTTCACAGCCATTATCCTAGGCGCCATTGTCGGAACCACAATGAGCATCTACCAGCAGCGGCTGCTGTCTCATCCCAAATGGGTCGACCCTCGCGAAGTGCTGACCTCTACTTCCACGACAACATCTTCCCTGTCGGATGAAACACCAGCGCCAGCAAATGGAACAGACAAGATATGGTCCATCCTCCGAACTTacttcccctcttcctctcccgaATCCCGCTTGTACTTTTCCTGTCTTACCTCTACACTCCTTCCCATCGGCCTCTACCTCTTTGGCTTCACCGCCAAGCCAGAAATTCACTGGATCTTCCCCGCAATAGGGATATTTCTCTGCACCGTGGGCATTTTGAGCATCTACCTCGCAGTGTTCAACTACTTTGCCGACGTCTATCATAAATACGCCTCTTCTGCCCTCGCTGCGCAGTCCCTGTGTCGCAACTTGGTTGGTGGCGCCTTCCCTCTGGTGACGAGGCTGATGTACAGGAATCTGGGAGAGGCCAAAGCAGGGGTAGTCTTGGGGAGTATTGCGGTTGTACTATCGGTTGTGCCTTGGGTGttggtttggaagggggaggagattagGGGGAGGAGTGTTTTTGCTTTGTCGCTTGACAAGACAGCATGA